The Niallia alba genome includes a window with the following:
- a CDS encoding S8 family serine peptidase has protein sequence MKLRKVFVLVIMLFMLFSNSVLAATVPDKVVSKKGRENQLNVQTIKLDELETAYKATDTVRVVVEMNTEPTVQYAQAQAKQVKELSKSTKEKLKTDKLAEQKRVKEKVKAKKVKFKELENFTTIFNGFSGEMKYGDIEKMEELPEVAKVHIATAYERPEEEADMIYSKELVQAQDAWRDYGFKGEGMIVGVIDTGIDPKHKDMVLSEETEQELTKEEISKFKDENGLQGKFYSEKVPYGYNYMDENDIIQDIAAGASMHGMHVAGTVGANGDEDNNGIKGVAPEAQLLALKVFGNDPSVSTTWGDIYIKAIDDAIVLGADVLNMSLGSTAGFVAADAPEQQAIERAVENGIMMSISAGNSAHFGNGFANPSSSNPDIGVSGSPGVAYDSLQVASIENSFIDIDALSYQYGDTSGQAGFLSASSVHPNTVAEKTFQIVYAGLGTPEELAAVDVKDNYALIQRGGIGFVDKAINAQQAGAAGVIIYNNTDGFVSMATDASINIPQLFLLKTDGDKLAAALQAGENISITFGGEKTTSANPEAGKMSSFTSWGLTPNLDFKPEITAPGGQIYSTLENNQYGMKSGTSMAAPHVSGGSALVLERVDNEFDVSGFERVNMAKNLLMNTAKPVTDIGTVNSAFDWDVPYSPRRQGAGLMQLHAALQSPVIVTEKKTKEGKVALKEVGKTFTFTLEAKNYSDKKVKYDVAANVQTDFAAYGELGYSADLLEAQKILDAKIKVNGSDQTTITIPANKSKTIKVSVDLKNAKVIDPSLTSSWETPVAIDRVFENGYFVEGYVTLTDPEETNATLTVPYVGFKGDWNKAPILDGMKYDETSFYGMAGAVTKEGEDFLYLGYDPITSKFTKEGIAISPNSDGVQEEIIPVLSFLRNAKTVQFSIIDNKGKTVRTLRTQEEIRKNYYDGGRGTSYALDSKWAWDGKVNGKLVEGQYFYRISATLDYPGAKPQVVDIPVIVDTVSPSVEVALVEDNKALEFAASDNKNGSGVSHLDILVDGKSILETLLSGETTEYTLPNEVEEGTAVTVVAYDYAGNKQETSIVAEEVKKDKTIPVISLNTPEALEVYGDKEIAFSGTIKDESSIKAFTIGGKKVDTVYNEEKAEYTFTTSIPYDNGVHSVEIKATDNADNTAVFKRSFIVDAEAPSISFNGLSGNRIVNSNGKNPTVHVTVKDNFDEIQLALNGSELYYQTFKQPYAMRSLEKTVKKVELDLEPGLNEFEFTATDLAGHLTTKTVYFYKMSKEEKRKDIKIPEDK, from the coding sequence GTGAAACTAAGAAAAGTATTTGTTCTAGTTATTATGCTTTTTATGCTATTTTCAAATAGTGTATTGGCAGCAACAGTACCAGATAAAGTAGTTAGTAAGAAGGGAAGGGAAAACCAGTTAAATGTCCAAACCATTAAGTTGGACGAGCTTGAGACCGCTTATAAAGCAACAGATACGGTCCGAGTTGTTGTTGAAATGAATACCGAGCCAACAGTGCAATATGCTCAAGCCCAGGCAAAGCAAGTAAAAGAATTGTCTAAATCAACAAAAGAAAAATTAAAGACGGACAAGTTGGCCGAACAAAAAAGAGTGAAAGAAAAAGTAAAAGCGAAAAAAGTAAAATTTAAAGAGCTAGAAAATTTCACAACTATTTTTAATGGCTTTAGTGGAGAGATGAAATATGGTGATATCGAAAAAATGGAAGAACTTCCTGAAGTAGCAAAAGTACATATTGCCACAGCATATGAAAGACCAGAAGAAGAAGCGGACATGATCTATAGTAAAGAACTTGTACAAGCACAAGATGCATGGCGTGATTATGGTTTTAAAGGAGAAGGAATGATTGTTGGGGTCATTGATACCGGCATCGATCCAAAACATAAAGATATGGTTCTGTCAGAAGAAACAGAACAGGAATTAACAAAAGAAGAAATTAGTAAATTTAAAGACGAAAATGGACTACAGGGTAAATTCTATAGTGAAAAGGTTCCTTATGGATATAACTATATGGATGAGAATGATATTATCCAAGATATCGCTGCAGGGGCAAGCATGCATGGGATGCACGTTGCAGGCACTGTCGGAGCAAATGGAGATGAAGATAATAACGGAATCAAAGGGGTTGCTCCTGAAGCACAGCTTTTAGCTTTAAAAGTTTTCGGAAATGACCCTAGTGTCTCTACTACTTGGGGAGATATTTATATTAAAGCAATCGATGATGCAATTGTATTAGGAGCAGATGTCCTTAATATGAGTTTAGGATCTACGGCAGGATTTGTTGCTGCTGATGCTCCAGAACAACAGGCAATTGAACGCGCAGTGGAAAATGGAATCATGATGTCCATTTCTGCTGGAAACTCTGCTCATTTTGGAAATGGTTTTGCGAATCCATCTAGCTCAAATCCAGATATCGGTGTTTCTGGATCACCTGGTGTAGCGTATGATAGTTTACAAGTGGCTTCTATTGAAAATAGTTTCATAGATATTGATGCACTTTCTTATCAATATGGTGATACGTCTGGACAAGCTGGATTCTTATCCGCAAGCAGTGTTCATCCAAATACAGTAGCAGAGAAAACATTCCAGATCGTATATGCTGGCTTAGGGACACCAGAAGAATTAGCCGCAGTTGATGTAAAAGATAATTATGCGCTAATTCAAAGAGGTGGAATTGGATTCGTTGATAAGGCTATCAATGCACAGCAAGCAGGAGCGGCTGGTGTCATTATATATAATAATACAGATGGATTTGTTAGCATGGCGACAGATGCAAGTATTAACATTCCACAGCTGTTCTTATTAAAAACAGATGGGGATAAGCTAGCGGCAGCTCTTCAAGCTGGAGAAAATATCTCGATTACATTTGGTGGCGAGAAAACGACTTCAGCAAATCCAGAGGCTGGAAAAATGAGTAGTTTCACGTCTTGGGGACTAACGCCAAACTTAGACTTTAAGCCAGAAATTACAGCACCAGGTGGACAAATTTATTCAACTCTTGAAAATAATCAATATGGTATGAAGAGTGGAACATCAATGGCAGCTCCGCATGTTTCCGGGGGTTCTGCGCTTGTGTTAGAACGTGTGGATAATGAATTTGATGTCTCAGGTTTTGAACGAGTAAACATGGCGAAAAATCTATTGATGAACACAGCAAAACCAGTAACAGATATTGGAACAGTGAACAGTGCATTTGACTGGGATGTTCCATATTCTCCACGTCGCCAAGGTGCAGGTCTTATGCAGTTACATGCAGCGTTACAATCACCAGTTATTGTAACGGAGAAGAAGACAAAAGAAGGAAAAGTTGCATTGAAAGAAGTAGGAAAGACTTTCACTTTTACGTTAGAAGCGAAAAACTATAGTGATAAAAAGGTAAAGTATGATGTTGCTGCAAATGTACAAACGGATTTTGCTGCATACGGGGAATTAGGTTATTCCGCTGATTTGTTAGAAGCACAGAAAATTTTGGATGCAAAAATTAAAGTAAATGGTAGTGATCAAACAACCATTACTATTCCGGCAAATAAAAGCAAAACAATCAAAGTTTCTGTTGATTTAAAAAATGCAAAAGTAATTGATCCTTCTCTAACAAGTAGCTGGGAAACACCTGTAGCAATTGATCGTGTATTTGAAAATGGTTACTTTGTTGAGGGATATGTAACCTTAACAGATCCAGAAGAAACAAATGCAACATTAACAGTTCCTTACGTCGGATTTAAAGGGGATTGGAACAAAGCACCGATTTTGGATGGTATGAAATATGATGAAACTTCTTTCTATGGCATGGCCGGAGCCGTGACGAAAGAAGGGGAAGACTTCCTTTACCTAGGATATGATCCTATTACAAGTAAGTTTACAAAAGAGGGAATTGCTATTTCTCCAAATAGCGATGGAGTACAGGAAGAGATTATTCCAGTTCTATCGTTTTTAAGAAACGCAAAGACGGTTCAATTTTCAATCATTGATAATAAAGGGAAAACGGTAAGAACTTTAAGAACACAAGAGGAAATTAGAAAAAATTACTATGATGGTGGTAGAGGAACAAGTTATGCCCTTGATTCGAAATGGGCATGGGATGGTAAGGTGAATGGAAAACTAGTCGAAGGTCAATATTTCTATCGCATTAGTGCTACTCTTGATTATCCAGGAGCGAAGCCGCAAGTAGTTGATATTCCAGTTATTGTTGATACAGTAAGTCCGTCTGTTGAAGTAGCTTTAGTAGAGGATAATAAAGCGTTGGAATTTGCTGCATCAGATAATAAAAATGGCTCAGGCGTTTCACATTTAGATATTTTAGTAGATGGAAAATCTATTTTAGAGACTCTATTGAGTGGAGAGACAACAGAATATACTTTACCAAATGAAGTAGAGGAAGGCACAGCTGTAACAGTCGTTGCTTATGACTATGCAGGCAATAAGCAGGAGACGAGTATCGTTGCAGAAGAAGTGAAGAAGGATAAAACCATCCCAGTAATTTCCCTAAATACCCCAGAAGCGTTAGAGGTGTATGGAGATAAAGAAATTGCATTTAGCGGAACAATTAAAGATGAATCTAGCATCAAAGCGTTTACGATTGGCGGAAAAAAAGTAGACACTGTCTACAATGAGGAAAAAGCCGAGTACACATTTACTACGTCAATTCCTTATGATAATGGCGTTCATTCCGTGGAAATAAAAGCAACAGATAATGCTGATAATACGGCAGTATTTAAACGCAGCTTTATCGTCGATGCAGAAGCTCCATCTATTTCTTTCAATGGACTTTCTGGTAATCGTATTGTTAATAGTAATGGTAAAAATCCAACTGTTCACGTTACGGTAAAGGATAATTTTGATGAAATTCAGTTAGCCTTAAATGGAAGTGAGCTGTATTATCAAACATTCAAACAGCCATATGCAATGAGAAGTTTAGAAAAAACAGTGAAAAAGGTGGAATTAGATCTAGAACCAGGCTTGAACGAATTTGAATTCACAGCAACAGATTTAGCCGGTCATCTAACAACAAAAACTGTTTATTTCTATAAGATGAGTAAAGAAGAGAAGCGAAAAGATATAAAGATTCCTGAGGATAAATAA
- a CDS encoding C40 family peptidase has product MKKKVTVLTTTAILSTTFAANASASTYVVKKGDTLGQIAQKYNTTVNELKSLNNLSSDLILINQKLSIADSSKSTSSNTTTSNQSSTKTSTAAKTYKVVSGDSLIKIANKHSISLGELQQWNNLSSSLIYPGDILYVSKPGTATNTPASNSSNNSGNAGNTTVKETTSASTATYTIKSGDTLSKIASTYKMSVSQLKQLNNLNSDLIFPGQKLKVTASEKVTNTGNNNSSSSTATPISTGNNGQSYASKVVSASKSLIGLPYVWGGSTTAGFDCSGFVYYVLNQSGKSIGRYSAEGYYDRSYYVDIPAVGDIVYFKNTYKQGISHLGIYIGNNEFIHADSSGVRVTSLDNSYYKEHFDSFKRLY; this is encoded by the coding sequence ATGAAGAAGAAAGTCACAGTATTGACAACTACTGCGATTCTGTCAACCACTTTCGCAGCAAACGCCTCGGCTAGTACTTATGTAGTAAAAAAAGGGGATACATTAGGACAGATTGCGCAGAAATACAATACTACTGTTAATGAGTTAAAATCTCTTAATAATCTTTCCTCAGACCTTATTTTAATCAATCAAAAATTATCAATTGCAGATAGCTCAAAGTCTACAAGTAGCAATACTACTACAAGTAATCAATCTTCAACAAAGACAAGCACTGCTGCAAAAACGTATAAAGTTGTTTCAGGGGACTCCCTTATAAAAATAGCAAATAAGCATTCTATTTCTTTAGGTGAGTTACAGCAATGGAATAATCTCTCATCATCGCTTATTTATCCTGGTGATATTTTATATGTTTCCAAACCTGGAACTGCTACCAATACACCAGCGTCAAATTCATCCAATAATTCTGGAAACGCTGGCAATACAACGGTTAAAGAAACTACTTCTGCATCTACAGCCACATATACAATTAAAAGTGGAGATACTTTAAGCAAAATTGCTTCTACTTATAAAATGTCTGTAAGTCAATTGAAGCAGTTAAATAATCTTAATTCTGATTTAATTTTCCCAGGGCAAAAACTGAAGGTTACTGCTTCTGAAAAGGTAACGAATACAGGGAATAATAATTCCTCATCTAGTACAGCAACCCCTATTTCCACGGGAAATAATGGACAATCCTATGCTTCTAAGGTAGTTTCTGCTTCAAAAAGTCTAATTGGCCTACCATATGTTTGGGGCGGTTCGACTACTGCTGGCTTTGACTGCAGTGGATTTGTTTACTATGTATTAAACCAAAGCGGTAAATCAATTGGACGTTATTCTGCTGAAGGCTACTATGATCGCAGCTATTATGTAGATATTCCAGCAGTTGGGGATATTGTCTATTTTAAAAATACTTACAAACAAGGTATCTCTCATTTAGGTATTTATATTGGCAACAATGAATTTATTCACGCTGATTCAAGCGGCGTTCGTGTTACAAGCTTAGATAACTCGTATTATAAAGAGCATTTTGATAGTTTTAAACGCTTGTATTAA
- a CDS encoding helix-turn-helix domain-containing protein, giving the protein MKRLDFSAVGEKIKELRKQMGLSQKELAHNICTQAQISKIEKGEVLPLSSTLYLISRRLGVDVNYFFDIGTTPRLDYVEETFRQLKTARRNTDYQTLKQIVKAEEKNPLFTHHKKNYQMLLWHKAIYVFEIDRDFNRAVNLINEAIELTFDTVYTERELEIFISKGIFYYEEGFIEDSLTIYQQAFKAVNQLPYLQDDTIKSRLYFNIAKSLTDQSRYDTSINYCKEGIDWAIQQDNLYLLAHFHYHIGYNYELQKNFDLASQYMRDALMIFQLVKDSRYTDYIGNKINSWQN; this is encoded by the coding sequence GTGAAGCGATTGGATTTTTCAGCGGTTGGAGAAAAAATCAAGGAATTACGCAAGCAAATGGGGTTATCACAAAAAGAACTTGCTCACAATATATGCACACAGGCGCAAATTAGTAAAATAGAAAAGGGAGAAGTGCTTCCACTGTCTTCTACTCTTTATCTTATTTCTCGGCGGCTAGGCGTTGATGTGAACTATTTCTTCGATATCGGCACAACACCAAGACTTGATTATGTAGAAGAAACCTTTCGACAATTAAAAACAGCACGAAGAAATACCGACTATCAAACATTAAAACAAATTGTAAAAGCAGAAGAAAAAAACCCTCTATTTACGCACCATAAAAAAAACTATCAAATGTTACTTTGGCATAAGGCGATTTATGTCTTTGAAATCGACCGTGATTTTAATCGAGCGGTAAACCTTATAAATGAAGCAATTGAGCTTACCTTTGATACCGTCTACACAGAAAGAGAGCTAGAAATCTTTATTAGCAAAGGGATCTTTTACTATGAAGAAGGTTTCATCGAGGATTCCTTGACCATTTATCAACAAGCATTTAAAGCAGTAAATCAACTTCCATATTTACAAGATGATACAATTAAAAGTAGGTTATACTTTAATATTGCTAAATCATTAACAGATCAGTCGCGGTACGATACTTCGATTAACTACTGTAAGGAAGGAATCGATTGGGCTATTCAGCAGGATAATCTTTATCTGTTAGCTCACTTTCACTATCATATAGGATATAACTACGAATTACAAAAGAATTTTGACCTAGCTTCTCAATATATGAGAGATGCCCTCATGATTTTCCAATTAGTAAAAGACTCTCGGTATACGGACTATATTGGAAATAAAATAAATAGTTGGCAAAACTAA
- a CDS encoding DEAD/DEAH box helicase: protein MLKTNYLKINVHYYENKGFFLTGEIEDHYLYPNYWKKLLFQQHHESYYGTILDTVTIDGIEGVLVSGWQLVTLLATEGFNRYVEWDWNDTAQVCLAAAPSILESIKHKEWIPDFSQWEVGNFQWSLPHRVIDEFDPSFWEMELHDELEGQTNNDFINRWFQHSLNHYLEGHKETKQSFHERMDTLKNANIPSEQLAAYFTEDKWQEWMGLKETDYPFTLGIRLEEPTEIDTTWDLDLFLKSKENPDLVVDIYDESNMPKKWLNYASYIEEEQQRWLLLFPWLKGTKGITNQLTEEEAWLFLSEASETFLALGVDILLPSWWQAMKSANLKVKAKVSSSSHRPSYVGLQAMLDYNWRFSMNGVTLSEEEFHNLVEEKRRLVFIKGRWIKLDPAFIRQIQDLMKKAEKEGLHVRDIIEQELMQAEEQQNDELENPKTFAKIQIELNRQWRTMIHQLKEVRNLPLEAVPQNFLGDLRDYQVLGMSWLLFLRKYGFGAILADDMGLGKTVQLISYLLKVKEIEKEQTAPALIICPTSVLGNWQKELERFAPDLNVYLHYGANRLKDEVFVQKAQESDVVLTSYGLTHIDLQSFQDLTWSTIAIDEAQNIKNAQTKQSRAVRKLKSQHNIALSGTPMENRLNELWSIFDFTNHGYLGSLGQFQKRFVIPIEKENKPKQIQQLQTLIRPFLLRRTKKDEEVALNLPDKLEQKEYCPLTTEQAALYEQLVTDTFVQIEQLSGFERKGLVLQMLSKLKQLCNHPALYLKEQTPTSLLDRSVKMEKLAELTETIMERKESCLIFTQYIEMGHMIQEMMMKNFKVEVPFLNGSMSKQQRDRLIEQFQNGEFPIFLLSLKAGGTGLNLTAANHVIHYDRWWNPAVENQATDRAYRIGQTRFVHVHKLICTGTLEEKIDAMLEKKQSLNDQIIQNENWMTELTTDELKDLVSLNKAGT from the coding sequence ATGTTGAAAACTAATTATTTAAAAATAAATGTTCATTATTATGAGAATAAAGGATTTTTTTTAACAGGTGAAATAGAGGATCATTATCTTTATCCTAACTATTGGAAAAAACTTCTTTTTCAGCAACATCATGAAAGCTATTACGGTACTATATTAGATACTGTAACAATTGATGGGATAGAGGGAGTCCTAGTAAGTGGCTGGCAGTTAGTCACTTTACTTGCTACCGAAGGATTTAATCGTTACGTCGAGTGGGACTGGAACGATACTGCACAAGTTTGCCTTGCTGCTGCACCAAGTATCCTTGAATCAATTAAACATAAAGAATGGATACCAGATTTCAGTCAGTGGGAAGTCGGAAACTTCCAATGGTCCCTTCCACATCGTGTGATCGATGAGTTTGACCCAAGCTTTTGGGAAATGGAGCTTCATGATGAGTTAGAAGGTCAAACGAATAACGACTTTATTAATCGCTGGTTCCAACATTCTCTTAATCATTATCTAGAGGGCCATAAAGAGACGAAACAAAGTTTCCATGAACGAATGGACACATTAAAGAATGCAAATATTCCATCAGAGCAACTAGCTGCTTACTTTACAGAGGATAAATGGCAAGAGTGGATGGGGCTAAAAGAGACAGACTATCCGTTTACATTAGGGATTCGCCTAGAAGAACCGACAGAAATTGATACAACATGGGATTTGGATTTATTTTTGAAATCGAAGGAAAATCCTGACCTTGTCGTGGATATCTATGATGAAAGCAATATGCCGAAAAAGTGGCTGAATTATGCCTCCTATATAGAGGAAGAACAGCAGCGTTGGCTCCTTCTTTTTCCATGGCTAAAAGGAACAAAAGGAATAACGAATCAATTAACGGAGGAAGAAGCATGGCTTTTCTTATCAGAAGCGAGTGAGACATTCCTCGCACTTGGCGTAGATATTCTTCTTCCTTCTTGGTGGCAAGCAATGAAATCAGCAAATCTGAAAGTGAAGGCTAAAGTGTCCAGTTCAAGTCATCGTCCATCCTATGTAGGCCTTCAAGCGATGCTGGACTATAACTGGCGGTTCTCTATGAATGGTGTTACGCTTTCTGAAGAGGAATTCCATAACTTAGTAGAAGAAAAAAGGCGACTCGTCTTTATTAAAGGGCGTTGGATAAAATTAGATCCTGCTTTCATTCGACAAATACAAGATTTAATGAAAAAAGCCGAAAAAGAAGGTTTGCATGTCCGCGACATTATCGAGCAGGAATTAATGCAGGCAGAAGAACAGCAAAATGATGAGCTAGAGAATCCAAAAACGTTTGCCAAAATCCAAATTGAACTGAATAGACAATGGCGAACAATGATTCATCAATTAAAGGAAGTCAGGAATCTGCCATTGGAGGCAGTTCCGCAAAACTTTTTAGGAGATTTGCGCGACTATCAAGTACTTGGAATGAGCTGGCTCCTCTTCTTAAGAAAGTATGGATTTGGTGCTATATTAGCTGATGATATGGGACTTGGAAAAACGGTCCAGCTAATCTCTTATCTTTTAAAAGTAAAAGAGATTGAAAAGGAACAGACAGCCCCTGCACTTATCATCTGCCCTACTTCTGTACTTGGCAACTGGCAAAAGGAATTAGAACGATTTGCCCCTGACTTAAACGTTTATCTTCATTATGGCGCGAACCGCTTAAAAGATGAGGTATTTGTGCAAAAGGCACAGGAATCAGATGTTGTCTTAACTTCATATGGATTAACACATATTGATTTGCAAAGCTTTCAAGACTTAACATGGAGTACCATTGCGATTGATGAAGCGCAAAATATAAAAAATGCGCAAACCAAGCAGTCAAGAGCCGTAAGAAAGTTAAAGAGTCAGCACAACATTGCGCTTTCTGGAACACCGATGGAAAATCGTCTTAATGAGCTCTGGTCTATTTTTGATTTTACCAATCATGGCTATTTAGGAAGTCTTGGACAATTTCAAAAGCGCTTTGTGATTCCGATTGAAAAAGAAAATAAACCCAAACAGATTCAGCAACTGCAGACACTTATTCGCCCATTCTTATTAAGAAGGACGAAAAAGGATGAAGAGGTTGCCTTAAATCTCCCTGATAAATTGGAACAAAAGGAATATTGTCCGCTAACAACAGAGCAAGCCGCCTTATATGAACAACTAGTAACAGACACATTTGTCCAAATCGAGCAGCTATCTGGATTTGAGCGTAAAGGGCTTGTCTTACAAATGTTAAGTAAATTAAAGCAGCTTTGTAACCACCCTGCACTTTACTTAAAAGAACAGACACCAACAAGCCTATTGGATCGATCAGTGAAAATGGAAAAATTAGCGGAACTGACCGAAACCATTATGGAGCGGAAAGAAAGCTGTCTTATTTTCACTCAATACATTGAGATGGGGCATATGATTCAGGAAATGATGATGAAGAACTTCAAGGTTGAAGTACCATTTTTAAATGGAAGTATGTCCAAGCAACAGCGGGATCGCTTAATTGAACAATTCCAGAATGGAGAATTCCCCATTTTTCTTCTTTCCCTAAAAGCGGGGGGAACCGGATTAAATTTAACAGCGGCAAACCATGTCATTCACTATGATCGTTGGTGGAATCCAGCTGTTGAAAATCAAGCGACAGACCGTGCATACCGCATTGGGCAAACTCGTTTCGTTCATGTTCACAAACTTATTTGTACAGGAACATTAGAAGAAAAAATTGATGCGATGCTTGAGAAAAAACAATCATTAAATGATCAAATCATCCAAAATGAAAATTGGATGACCGAGCTAACGACCGATGAATTAAAAGATTTGGTTTCATTGAATAAGGCTGGGACATAA
- a CDS encoding SWIM zinc finger family protein, which produces MLQEKYLEPLNFCAENLMNLLDANDPRMKNIVEKGLLLYRQSFVYQVKFSNEIVSGMIQDVMPVKATLDLDYIQYSSCTCHAEGFCRHQLALFFYLLAQVGKVSTWLEAWRKPIKNTELLKNLGIMRASDLLKESEDKEPNYEDWMETFDKSFHSLMPTNENKPYMIAETYYIYMRKIKAATPLQTEWKLLYLVIAQVFTFKQLLTLSKNLDHNTQTINRYYRHLFQDLMNSIEDNLYKLSNFTLPFAFDDFLIRLKEDVQSILTIQPLVTFECIQLYRLMWTDLFSTKNWRQDELSTLLANNNPTFSEKVAIIHLDVLLQKDQDALHVIQSLDSEVTAYLLYWIDYLSSRKAWKRMDLYVPAFIQELKKYLCTDEDDEYCYEFTSMALRAILPYCLAMNKEDLLEKAYIHTLPYSFRKYEDFLYEKKQFDKWIDLFTMMGYGLDNLHKEQIKLLQDYDYSLLLSLYHRSIQEHIEGKNREHYRIAVRQLKKLRTLYKKMKKQGEFEQFLLVILERTKRLRAFHEECRKGKLIHVEN; this is translated from the coding sequence ATGCTTCAAGAAAAATATTTAGAGCCATTGAATTTTTGTGCAGAAAACTTAATGAATTTATTGGATGCAAATGATCCCCGAATGAAAAACATTGTAGAAAAGGGACTTCTTTTATATAGGCAAAGCTTTGTCTATCAAGTCAAATTTTCCAATGAAATAGTGTCTGGAATGATCCAGGATGTTATGCCAGTGAAGGCAACATTGGATTTGGATTATATTCAATACAGCTCTTGTACTTGTCATGCGGAAGGTTTTTGTCGCCATCAGCTTGCTTTGTTTTTCTATTTACTTGCTCAAGTTGGAAAGGTGTCAACTTGGTTAGAGGCTTGGAGAAAGCCAATTAAAAATACGGAACTGCTAAAGAATCTCGGCATTATGCGAGCAAGCGACTTATTGAAGGAATCCGAGGATAAAGAACCAAATTACGAAGACTGGATGGAAACCTTTGATAAGAGTTTTCATTCGCTTATGCCTACGAATGAAAATAAACCATATATGATCGCAGAAACGTATTATATTTATATGCGAAAAATAAAAGCAGCAACTCCTCTGCAAACAGAGTGGAAGCTTCTTTATTTAGTCATCGCTCAAGTATTTACATTTAAACAATTATTAACACTTAGCAAAAATCTGGATCATAATACACAAACGATTAATCGTTATTATCGACATCTTTTTCAAGATTTAATGAACAGTATTGAGGATAATCTTTATAAACTATCGAACTTTACCTTGCCATTTGCTTTTGACGACTTCTTAATTAGACTCAAGGAGGACGTCCAGTCCATACTAACGATTCAACCACTAGTAACATTCGAATGTATACAGCTCTATCGACTGATGTGGACAGATCTTTTTTCCACGAAAAACTGGAGACAGGATGAATTAAGTACACTATTAGCTAACAACAATCCGACGTTTTCTGAGAAAGTTGCTATCATCCATCTTGATGTACTTCTTCAAAAAGACCAAGATGCCCTTCATGTGATTCAGTCTCTTGATTCAGAAGTTACTGCTTACCTGCTTTATTGGATTGATTATTTGTCAAGTCGCAAAGCATGGAAACGGATGGATTTATATGTACCAGCCTTTATTCAAGAACTAAAAAAATATTTATGTACAGATGAAGATGACGAATATTGCTATGAATTCACATCAATGGCGTTACGAGCGATTCTTCCTTATTGTCTGGCTATGAATAAAGAAGATTTACTTGAAAAAGCGTATATTCATACCCTTCCCTATAGCTTTCGGAAATACGAGGACTTTCTGTATGAGAAGAAACAGTTTGATAAATGGATCGATCTATTTACAATGATGGGATACGGACTAGATAATCTACATAAAGAGCAGATAAAATTATTGCAGGATTACGATTATTCTTTACTGCTTTCTTTATATCATCGTTCTATTCAAGAACATATTGAAGGAAAAAATAGAGAACACTATCGAATCGCCGTCCGTCAATTAAAGAAACTACGTACCCTTTATAAAAAAATGAAAAAGCAAGGCGAATTTGAGCAATTCTTACTGGTTATCTTAGAGCGTACGAAACGATTAAGAGCCTTTCATGAAGAATGTAGAAAGGGAAAGCTAATCCATGTTGAAAACTAA
- a CDS encoding YwpF family protein, with protein MKTFKLISLQILTKEKLIPITLMDGLIINKEDDYNHWLIEVYTDLSSIDFLEESFQKKEELLVQAVITKKANDPAPFEVMILSIQKFGDKASILLEGTLKRDRKDYAELLLQYLIEEGYEGKNLSSKFTELMQSKPQTFLEKKL; from the coding sequence GTGAAAACCTTTAAGCTAATTTCTTTACAGATTCTAACGAAGGAAAAGCTCATACCAATTACATTAATGGATGGATTGATTATAAATAAAGAAGATGATTATAATCATTGGCTAATTGAAGTCTATACAGATTTATCGTCTATCGACTTTCTTGAAGAATCTTTTCAAAAAAAGGAAGAATTGCTTGTCCAAGCCGTTATTACCAAAAAGGCAAATGATCCCGCTCCCTTTGAAGTAATGATTCTGTCTATCCAAAAATTTGGTGACAAAGCAAGTATCCTTTTAGAAGGAACTTTAAAAAGAGATAGAAAAGACTATGCTGAATTGCTGCTCCAATATTTAATCGAAGAAGGTTATGAAGGGAAAAATTTATCCAGTAAATTTACCGAACTGATGCAAAGCAAACCACAGACGTTTTTGGAGAAGAAATTATAA